A window of the Syntrophaceae bacterium genome harbors these coding sequences:
- a CDS encoding protein-glutamate O-methyltransferase codes for MTLFQAATELKDNEYDKISRLVYQQCGICLHEGKKDLVKARLGKRLREGGFKSFLDYYKYVTTEEGTDELVTMIDSISTNVTYFFREEKHFQKLTALLPEVAREKEKGGRTDMIRIWTAGCSTGEEPYSVAMTVSECLKDRRTSFHITATDISTRVLQTARRGVYPADKVKGIPPPLMKRYLQYGTGTSEGQIRIKRELRDRIMFERFNLMDIPRFNQPFDFIFCRNVMIYFDKQTQSAVVKRFYDVLQPNGHLFIGHSETLTGLDHQFHYVQPSIYRK; via the coding sequence ATGACTCTCTTTCAGGCCGCCACAGAACTGAAAGATAACGAGTACGACAAGATCAGCCGTCTTGTCTACCAGCAGTGCGGCATCTGCCTGCATGAAGGCAAGAAGGACCTTGTCAAGGCAAGACTCGGCAAGCGCCTGCGGGAAGGAGGGTTCAAGTCGTTTCTGGATTACTACAAGTACGTGACGACGGAGGAGGGAACGGATGAGCTGGTCACCATGATCGACTCCATCTCCACCAACGTCACATACTTCTTCCGGGAGGAAAAGCATTTCCAGAAACTGACGGCCCTGCTTCCCGAGGTTGCCCGGGAAAAAGAAAAGGGGGGACGGACCGACATGATCCGAATCTGGACGGCGGGCTGCTCCACCGGTGAGGAACCGTATTCCGTCGCCATGACGGTGAGCGAATGCCTCAAGGATCGTCGGACGTCCTTCCATATCACGGCCACGGACATCTCTACCCGTGTTCTCCAGACGGCCAGGCGCGGCGTCTATCCGGCGGACAAGGTGAAAGGCATCCCGCCGCCGCTGATGAAGCGCTATTTGCAATATGGAACGGGTACCTCGGAAGGCCAGATCCGGATCAAGCGGGAACTCCGCGATCGCATCATGTTCGAGCGGTTCAACCTGATGGATATCCCTCGTTTCAATCAGCCGTTTGACTTCATCTTTTGCCGGAACGTGATGATTTACTTCGACAAACAGACGCAGAGCGCCGTCGTGAAACGCTTTTACGACGTGCTGCAACCGAACGGCCACCTCTTTATCGGCCATTCGGAGACCCTGACGGGTCTCGACCACCAGTTCCATTACGTGCAGCCCAGTATTTACAGGAAATAA
- a CDS encoding response regulator, translating to MSFNILITDDSLSMRAVIRKVITLSGIPVTECFEAANGRQALEILSRNWVDVIISDINMPEMNGMELLKELKQDNLFQEIPVIIVSTEGNRERIEEAERMGARGFLKKPFVPEELRSELYRILGLTEEGMYQDDSESCDF from the coding sequence ATGTCCTTCAACATCCTCATTACCGACGATTCGCTCTCCATGAGGGCTGTGATCCGCAAGGTCATCACCCTGTCGGGGATCCCCGTGACGGAGTGCTTCGAAGCCGCCAACGGACGCCAGGCCCTGGAGATCCTTTCCCGGAACTGGGTGGACGTCATCATTTCCGACATCAACATGCCGGAGATGAACGGCATGGAACTGCTGAAGGAACTGAAGCAGGACAACCTGTTTCAGGAGATTCCCGTGATCATCGTCTCCACCGAGGGAAACCGGGAACGGATTGAGGAGGCGGAACGCATGGGCGCCCGGGGATTCCTCAAGAAACCCTTTGTGCCGGAAGAGTTGCGATCGGAACTGTATCGCATTCTGGGGCTCACCGAGGAAGGCATGTATCAGGACGACTCGGAATCCTGTGATTTCTGA
- a CDS encoding chemotaxis response regulator protein-glutamate methylesterase, which produces MIRVLIVDDSAIVRNVFSKELSTYPDIEVVGTAPDPFVARDKIIQLKPDVLTLDIEMPRMDGLTFLRKLMKYYPVPTVIVSSLTPKGSAMTLEALDVGAVDVVAKPGGSYSVADIRAELVEKIRAAAVANISRDRSPERQEAVVERTTAKRSMTETTNKVIAIGASTGGTEAIKAVLTKLPPDLPGVVIVQHMPANFTTAFADRLNGICQLTVREAKNNDPVVPGTALVAPGNYHMILRRSGAQYYVEVKTGPMVHHQRPAVDILFKSTARYAGANAVGVILTGMGSDGAEGLLEMKKAGAKTIAQDEKSCVVFGMPKEAIKAGAADRVMPLNSIAGEIIRMV; this is translated from the coding sequence ATGATCAGAGTGCTCATTGTCGACGACTCGGCCATCGTCCGAAACGTATTTTCAAAGGAACTGTCCACCTATCCGGACATCGAGGTGGTCGGCACCGCGCCGGACCCCTTCGTCGCCCGGGACAAGATCATCCAGCTCAAGCCCGACGTGTTGACCCTGGACATTGAAATGCCCCGGATGGACGGGCTGACGTTCCTGCGAAAACTGATGAAATACTATCCCGTGCCCACCGTCATCGTCAGTTCCCTGACTCCCAAGGGCAGTGCCATGACGCTGGAGGCCCTGGACGTGGGTGCCGTGGACGTCGTGGCCAAACCGGGAGGTTCCTATTCGGTGGCGGATATTCGGGCCGAGCTGGTCGAAAAGATTCGGGCCGCCGCCGTAGCCAACATTTCGCGGGACCGGTCACCGGAAAGACAGGAGGCCGTCGTGGAAAGAACGACCGCCAAACGATCCATGACGGAAACGACGAACAAGGTGATCGCCATCGGGGCATCCACGGGCGGCACGGAAGCCATCAAGGCGGTCCTGACAAAACTTCCCCCGGATCTCCCTGGCGTCGTCATCGTCCAGCACATGCCCGCCAACTTCACCACGGCCTTCGCGGACCGGCTCAACGGAATCTGCCAGCTTACGGTGCGGGAGGCAAAAAACAATGACCCCGTGGTGCCGGGAACGGCCCTCGTCGCACCGGGCAATTACCACATGATCCTCCGGCGCAGCGGCGCCCAGTACTACGTGGAGGTCAAGACCGGGCCGATGGTTCATCACCAGAGACCCGCCGTGGACATCCTCTTCAAGTCGACCGCACGATACGCCGGGGCCAATGCCGTCGGCGTCATCCTGACGGGGATGGGAAGCGACGGGGCGGAAGGACTTTTGGAAATGAAGAAAGCGGGGGCCAAGACGATCGCCCAGGACGAGAAATCCTGCGTCGTTTTCGGAATGCCGAAGGAAGCCATCAAGGCCGGCGCGGCGGACCGGGTCATGCCCCTGAACTCGATCGCCGGTGAAATCATCCGCATGGTATGA
- a CDS encoding chemotaxis protein CheA, with product MEKDKLANKIDEMASDFLFLEGQEIDIPTAGKFLNYLEGILQEAASEEFAPLQRIAGGMNLLLERMVIDALDDKKAGFAALESGLQLLQGMVRDAGLPEQTGPDPTAFLKSVTALTGVVMTETAAEADSPAAEAASESAETAPPEEDPDAVAFQDEGLLRDFIIEALEYIGEIEVNILNLEQNPEDREYINVIFRPFHSIKGVAGFLNLNTIRTLAHNLENLLDRARNGELSVTPPVIDVVLDGADAVKSMVVQLKDRLEGRTAAAEPVDTTSIYERIKAIEEGRADPAQKPAKLGEILKTDGVITEKELDAGLKATQAEPGKKLGEALIEEGIATSKQVTQALRKQSEQATDTATIRVDIRKLDDMIDMVGELVITHSMIQQNISRTLNVDRSLTQNVAQFSRITSGLQRASTSLRMVPIKQTFQRMSRLIRDLAKGNGKNVGVEMEGEDTEIDRNMVDEIYNPLVHLVRNAVDHGLETPEERLKTDKPEKGLVRLKAYHRGGNIIIEIADDGRGLNREKILRKAEKSGLITGGEIMTDQEVFRLILLPGLSTAEKVTDVSGRGVGMDVVKQAVEKLRGKIEIESHPGAGTRFVTSFPLTLAIIDGMIVQVGPERYILPTTAIKKALRPSADAYTNAVGKGEMIHAMGRLFPLVRLNELFSIEESVKDPMEAIMVLTEGEGRSKCLMVDEILGKTEVVIKSLGDGMKNLRGISGGAILGDGQIGLILDVEGIFELSETNA from the coding sequence ATGGAAAAAGACAAACTCGCGAACAAAATCGATGAAATGGCCTCTGACTTCCTGTTTCTGGAAGGACAGGAGATCGACATCCCCACGGCGGGAAAGTTCCTCAACTACCTGGAAGGCATTCTCCAGGAAGCGGCATCCGAAGAATTCGCTCCGCTTCAGAGAATTGCCGGGGGCATGAACCTCCTCCTGGAGAGGATGGTGATCGACGCCCTGGACGACAAGAAGGCCGGCTTCGCCGCCCTCGAGTCGGGCCTGCAGCTTCTGCAGGGAATGGTCCGGGACGCGGGGCTTCCCGAGCAGACGGGACCGGACCCGACGGCATTCCTGAAAAGCGTGACGGCGCTAACCGGGGTCGTCATGACGGAAACCGCGGCGGAAGCGGATTCGCCAGCAGCGGAAGCGGCGTCGGAGTCTGCGGAAACCGCTCCACCGGAAGAAGATCCAGACGCGGTCGCATTTCAGGACGAAGGGCTGCTGCGCGACTTCATCATCGAAGCGCTGGAATACATCGGGGAGATCGAGGTCAACATCCTGAACCTGGAGCAGAACCCGGAAGATCGCGAATACATCAATGTCATCTTCCGGCCTTTTCACTCCATCAAGGGCGTTGCCGGTTTTCTCAATCTGAACACCATCCGGACCCTGGCCCATAACCTGGAAAACCTCCTGGACAGGGCACGCAACGGTGAACTGTCCGTGACCCCTCCCGTCATCGACGTGGTCCTCGACGGAGCGGACGCGGTGAAATCCATGGTCGTCCAGCTCAAGGACAGGCTCGAGGGGCGAACGGCAGCGGCGGAGCCTGTCGATACGACGTCCATCTACGAGCGCATCAAGGCCATCGAAGAGGGCCGCGCCGACCCGGCCCAAAAGCCGGCGAAACTGGGAGAGATACTCAAGACCGACGGCGTCATCACGGAAAAAGAGCTTGATGCGGGTCTCAAGGCGACACAGGCCGAACCGGGGAAAAAGCTCGGCGAGGCCCTGATCGAGGAGGGAATCGCCACTTCGAAGCAGGTTACCCAGGCGCTCAGGAAGCAGTCGGAGCAAGCCACCGATACGGCCACCATCCGGGTCGACATCCGTAAACTGGACGACATGATCGACATGGTGGGAGAACTGGTCATCACCCACTCCATGATCCAGCAGAACATCAGCCGGACGCTCAACGTCGATCGGTCCCTTACCCAGAATGTGGCCCAGTTTTCCAGGATCACCTCGGGACTCCAGAGGGCCTCCACCAGCCTGCGCATGGTCCCCATCAAGCAGACCTTCCAGCGCATGTCCCGCCTGATCCGCGACCTGGCAAAGGGCAACGGGAAAAACGTGGGCGTCGAGATGGAGGGAGAGGACACGGAAATCGACCGCAACATGGTGGACGAGATCTACAACCCCCTGGTTCATCTCGTGCGAAACGCCGTGGATCACGGGCTGGAAACGCCGGAGGAAAGGCTCAAGACCGACAAGCCCGAGAAAGGCCTTGTCCGGCTGAAGGCCTACCACCGCGGTGGAAACATCATCATCGAGATCGCCGATGACGGGCGCGGATTGAACCGGGAAAAGATCCTCCGCAAGGCCGAGAAGTCCGGCCTCATTACGGGCGGGGAAATCATGACGGACCAGGAAGTGTTCCGGCTGATCCTTCTGCCCGGCCTTTCCACGGCGGAGAAAGTCACGGACGTTTCCGGCCGCGGCGTGGGGATGGATGTGGTCAAGCAGGCGGTGGAAAAACTCCGGGGCAAGATCGAGATCGAGAGCCACCCTGGAGCGGGGACGAGATTCGTAACGAGTTTCCCCCTCACGCTGGCGATCATCGACGGCATGATCGTCCAGGTGGGACCGGAACGGTACATCCTGCCGACGACGGCCATCAAGAAGGCCCTGCGCCCCTCCGCGGACGCCTATACGAACGCCGTCGGCAAGGGAGAGATGATCCATGCCATGGGCCGCCTCTTCCCGCTGGTCCGCCTGAACGAGCTGTTTTCCATCGAGGAGTCGGTCAAGGATCCCATGGAGGCGATCATGGTCCTTACAGAGGGCGAAGGACGCAGCAAGTGCCTCATGGTTGACGAGATCTTGGGAAAGACGGAAGTCGTGATCAAGAGCCTGGGTGACGGAATGAAAAATCTCAGAGGGATCTCCGGCGGAGCAATTCTGGGAGACGGGCAGATCGGCCTCATCCTCGACGTGGAAGGAATCTTCGAACTGAGCGAAACAAACGCCTAG
- a CDS encoding purine-binding chemotaxis protein CheW, which translates to MSQQENTTAVEHIGKSATEREGKYLTFTLHDEEYGIGILKVKEIIGMMPITTVPKTPGYVKGVINLRGKVIPVADLRLKFGMDPMDYTERTCIIVVEISGAGKKIHMGIVVDSVSEVLNIKAGDIEDTPNFGSRLDTDYILGMAKAGGGIKILLDIDEILNIDEIAIMERAA; encoded by the coding sequence ATGAGCCAGCAGGAAAACACAACAGCGGTGGAACACATCGGAAAGTCCGCGACCGAGCGCGAGGGCAAGTACCTGACCTTTACGCTGCACGATGAGGAATACGGAATCGGCATCCTCAAGGTCAAGGAAATCATCGGAATGATGCCGATCACAACGGTCCCCAAGACGCCCGGATACGTAAAGGGAGTCATCAATCTCCGCGGGAAGGTCATTCCCGTTGCGGACCTGCGGCTGAAATTCGGGATGGATCCCATGGACTATACCGAGCGGACCTGTATCATCGTCGTGGAGATCAGCGGAGCGGGAAAGAAAATCCACATGGGCATCGTCGTGGATTCCGTGTCGGAAGTCCTGAACATCAAAGCAGGAGACATTGAAGACACCCCCAACTTCGGCAGCCGTCTCGACACGGACTACATTCTCGGCATGGCCAAAGCGGGAGGCGGAATCAAAATCCTGCTGGACATCGACGAGATCCTCAACATCGACGAGATCGCCATCATGGAGCGGGCGGCCTGA
- a CDS encoding methyl-accepting chemotaxis protein, giving the protein MVKNFSLKKGGLRSKLMIGGCLMALVPVIILGSIAVFNAMSSIRQETSQQITAVSKSTADMVDSVLASEMNAMGMLAHRDSLVQAVKEVNTGGSTQKAEAVQRELTKMFAIAKDRYEVIAVAGEEGFNIADSLNGALKGIKITDRDYFKKGMQGQPNAESVVISRNSKQPICSIAYPVKDESGKPIGIILGIVKMTFLTEKINEIKLGKTGYSYMINREGTVVAYPDVTKILQLNLAKEQGMEEVMKRAIAGETGVQEYTYKGARKYAGFSPVKINGWSVVSAVPVDEMLQSAYTTRNIIFIGVVVFALIAAVLAYFAAGSIAVPVQRAVKRLLASSDEISAASGEVASSSQSLAEGASEQAASLEETSSSLEEMSSMTKQNAGNASQADALMKQANTIVTKANDSMEHLTSSMREITAASEQTSKIVKTIDEIAFQTNLLALNAAVEAARAGEAGAGFAVVAEEVRNLAMRAAEAAKNTSGLIEGTVKRIREGSDLVGKTSEAFSEVAVNAAKVGELVGEIAAASSEQAQGIDQINKAVTEMDKVTQQTAANAEESASASEEMNAQAMSMREVVQELMLVIGGNGHHAVAAVRNAGLAGKMRTPLLERHTGAGLASGKSTGLAVKKPSQIIPLEEETEFKDF; this is encoded by the coding sequence ATGGTTAAAAATTTTTCACTCAAGAAAGGCGGATTACGGTCAAAACTCATGATCGGCGGCTGCCTGATGGCGCTCGTTCCGGTCATCATCCTCGGGTCCATTGCCGTGTTCAACGCCATGTCGTCGATCCGGCAGGAAACCAGCCAGCAGATCACGGCGGTATCAAAGAGCACGGCGGACATGGTGGATTCCGTCCTGGCATCCGAAATGAACGCCATGGGCATGCTCGCACACCGGGATTCGCTGGTTCAGGCCGTCAAGGAAGTGAATACCGGTGGAAGCACACAGAAGGCCGAAGCGGTCCAGAGAGAACTGACCAAGATGTTTGCCATCGCAAAGGATCGGTATGAAGTCATCGCCGTCGCCGGAGAGGAAGGATTTAACATTGCCGACAGCCTGAACGGCGCACTCAAGGGCATCAAGATCACTGACAGGGACTACTTCAAGAAAGGGATGCAGGGCCAGCCCAACGCGGAATCCGTTGTTATTTCGAGAAACAGCAAGCAGCCCATCTGCTCCATCGCCTACCCCGTCAAGGATGAAAGCGGCAAGCCAATCGGCATCATCCTCGGGATCGTGAAGATGACGTTTCTTACGGAAAAGATCAACGAGATCAAGCTGGGTAAGACTGGTTACTCGTACATGATCAACCGTGAAGGCACGGTCGTCGCCTACCCGGATGTTACAAAGATTCTTCAGCTCAACCTGGCCAAAGAACAGGGCATGGAAGAGGTGATGAAACGGGCCATCGCCGGAGAGACGGGCGTTCAGGAATACACCTACAAGGGAGCCCGCAAATATGCAGGCTTCTCACCGGTCAAGATCAACGGCTGGAGCGTCGTGTCGGCCGTTCCCGTCGACGAGATGCTGCAGTCCGCCTATACGACAAGGAACATCATTTTCATCGGCGTTGTCGTCTTTGCCTTGATCGCTGCCGTACTGGCGTATTTTGCCGCCGGGTCGATCGCCGTCCCCGTCCAGAGGGCTGTGAAAAGGCTGCTCGCCAGCTCCGACGAGATCTCCGCGGCCTCCGGCGAAGTCGCCTCGTCCAGCCAGTCCCTGGCGGAAGGCGCCTCCGAACAGGCGGCTTCCCTGGAAGAGACTTCCTCCTCCCTGGAAGAGATGTCCTCCATGACGAAACAGAACGCCGGCAACGCCTCCCAGGCGGACGCCCTCATGAAGCAGGCAAACACCATCGTGACCAAAGCCAACGACTCCATGGAGCACCTGACCAGCTCCATGCGGGAAATCACTGCCGCCAGCGAGCAAACGTCGAAGATAGTCAAGACAATTGACGAAATCGCCTTCCAGACCAACCTCCTGGCCCTGAACGCTGCCGTGGAAGCGGCGCGGGCCGGGGAAGCGGGAGCGGGATTTGCCGTCGTGGCGGAGGAGGTGCGGAACCTGGCCATGCGGGCCGCGGAGGCCGCGAAGAACACCTCGGGACTCATCGAGGGCACGGTCAAGAGGATCCGGGAAGGATCCGACCTGGTCGGGAAGACGAGCGAGGCCTTCAGCGAGGTCGCCGTCAACGCCGCCAAGGTCGGGGAGCTGGTCGGGGAGATCGCCGCCGCCTCCAGCGAGCAGGCCCAGGGCATCGACCAGATCAACAAGGCCGTCACGGAAATGGACAAAGTCACCCAGCAGACGGCGGCAAACGCCGAGGAATCGGCATCCGCTTCAGAAGAGATGAACGCCCAGGCGATGTCCATGAGAGAGGTCGTTCAGGAGTTGATGCTCGTAATCGGAGGAAACGGCCATCATGCCGTCGCCGCGGTCCGGAACGCCGGCCTGGCGGGTAAAATGAGGACGCCTCTTCTTGAGCGGCATACCGGAGCGGGGCTGGCATCGGGAAAAAGCACGGGGCTGGCGGTAAAAAAACCGAGCCAGATCATTCCCCTTGAAGAGGAAACGGAGTTCAAGGATTTCTAG
- a CDS encoding PAS domain S-box protein codes for MSTEDIKDILESVLNAIPHAVLVLKNRRIVFANPAVTSVFGWRPEEVVGRDTLFLYRSAEDYEEVGRRFYSALEHERTHSEPFPCRRKDGKDIECMISTSRTGASLRDRMIVATYEDITERRVLEEAVKNTCRALEMRVQDQSLELSGVLETLSSTIGERIKVEDSLRESQQLMSDIISFIPDPTLVIDREGQVIVWNRAIEEMTGVRKEGMIGRGNYEYALPFYNERRPILIDLVFVSHEEIEQKYSFIQKEKNLLIAETDAPCIKGRKRTLWGKASVIYNSRGEAVGAIESIRDVTERKQIENAYRSSEDRFRKLTEATTAAIFIYQEDRYRYVNAGMEAITGFGSRELMSMPFWHIAHPDFRDMLRKRGFSSPHGPEVPSHYEFKIRTKEGTDRWVDCFAVVVDWEGKPAGLGTFYDVTARKLMEESLKESEQGLRRILDGIPIAVVVSRLSDDGILYLNPRAAKIFGLSEEAVSGKTVREFYENPVERESLREELRKSLSIANVERTFRGAGGSPFTALLSAVPIPYAGEEAVLASFIDITEHKKMEARLAQAAKMEAVGTLAGGVAHDFNNLLMGIQGFVSLMLMELPPDHPHVAKLQKIEEQVASGAGLTNQILGFARAGQYEMKPTNLNDLVRKTVDLFGRTRKDISIHQRFEPALWSVMLDRAQIEQALLNLYVNAGQAMPGGGDLYLESDNWLIRDSDVMEVPVIPGRYVRISITDTGTGMDEKTRKRIFEPFFTTKTMGKGAGLGLASVYGVVKAHQGYIFVTSSIAAGARFDIYLPARLVSAVEDKRVQDGVVRGKETILIVDDEEIVMDVTRELIEIMGYHVYTAKSGREGVDLYRKMGKDIDMVILDMIMPGMGGSEVFDQLREMNPEARILLSTGFSLSDQAQEIMDKGCNGFIQKPFQPGELSLKIRQILDS; via the coding sequence ATGAGCACGGAAGACATCAAGGACATCCTGGAGTCCGTTCTGAATGCCATTCCTCATGCTGTTCTGGTGCTGAAGAATCGGCGGATCGTATTCGCGAATCCGGCGGTGACCAGCGTCTTCGGATGGCGTCCGGAGGAAGTCGTCGGCAGGGATACGCTTTTTCTCTACCGGAGCGCGGAAGATTACGAAGAGGTGGGCCGGCGGTTTTATTCGGCCCTCGAGCACGAGCGGACGCATTCCGAGCCCTTTCCCTGCCGGCGCAAGGACGGGAAAGACATTGAATGCATGATCAGCACGTCCCGGACAGGGGCATCGCTCCGGGACCGAATGATTGTTGCCACTTACGAGGACATTACGGAGCGCAGGGTACTGGAGGAGGCGGTCAAGAATACCTGCAGAGCCCTGGAGATGAGGGTTCAGGATCAGTCCCTTGAGCTCTCGGGAGTCCTGGAGACCCTGAGCTCTACCATCGGCGAGCGAATCAAGGTGGAGGATTCGCTCCGGGAGTCGCAGCAGCTGATGAGCGACATCATTTCCTTCATTCCCGATCCGACGCTCGTCATCGACCGCGAGGGGCAGGTGATCGTCTGGAACAGGGCGATCGAGGAGATGACGGGGGTCCGGAAAGAAGGCATGATCGGCCGGGGGAACTATGAATACGCCCTGCCTTTCTACAACGAGCGGAGACCCATCCTCATCGACCTGGTGTTCGTCTCTCACGAGGAGATCGAACAAAAGTATTCCTTCATCCAGAAAGAAAAGAACCTCCTCATTGCGGAGACGGATGCACCCTGTATCAAAGGCCGGAAGCGGACCCTGTGGGGGAAAGCCAGCGTCATTTACAACAGCCGCGGAGAGGCGGTGGGAGCCATCGAGTCCATCCGGGATGTTACGGAGCGCAAACAGATCGAGAATGCCTACCGCAGCAGCGAAGATCGTTTCCGCAAGCTGACGGAAGCCACGACGGCGGCTATTTTCATCTACCAGGAGGATCGCTATCGTTACGTCAATGCGGGGATGGAGGCTATTACGGGATTCGGCTCCCGGGAACTGATGAGCATGCCCTTCTGGCATATCGCGCATCCCGATTTTCGGGATATGCTCCGGAAGCGTGGATTCTCGAGCCCTCATGGTCCGGAAGTCCCGTCGCATTACGAGTTCAAGATCCGGACAAAGGAAGGAACCGACCGGTGGGTGGACTGTTTTGCCGTTGTCGTGGACTGGGAAGGGAAACCCGCCGGCCTCGGGACGTTCTATGATGTAACGGCCCGGAAACTGATGGAGGAATCCCTCAAGGAATCGGAACAGGGACTCCGGAGGATTCTGGACGGCATCCCCATCGCCGTGGTTGTTTCCCGCCTTTCCGACGACGGGATCCTCTACCTGAACCCCCGGGCGGCCAAGATTTTCGGTCTCTCCGAGGAGGCGGTGAGCGGGAAAACGGTCCGTGAGTTTTACGAGAATCCCGTCGAGAGGGAATCACTCCGGGAAGAACTTCGCAAATCCCTCAGCATCGCGAATGTAGAGCGGACGTTCCGCGGCGCCGGCGGCAGCCCGTTTACGGCCCTCCTGTCGGCCGTGCCGATCCCCTACGCGGGGGAAGAAGCCGTGCTGGCGAGCTTCATCGATATCACCGAGCATAAGAAAATGGAGGCCCGGCTTGCCCAGGCAGCGAAAATGGAGGCCGTCGGCACCCTGGCCGGGGGGGTCGCGCATGATTTCAACAACCTGCTCATGGGGATTCAGGGATTTGTCTCCCTGATGCTCATGGAGCTCCCTCCGGATCACCCGCACGTCGCGAAACTGCAGAAGATCGAGGAGCAGGTGGCCAGCGGGGCGGGTCTCACGAACCAGATCCTGGGATTTGCACGGGCCGGGCAGTACGAGATGAAACCGACGAACCTGAACGACCTCGTTCGCAAAACCGTCGACCTGTTCGGCCGGACGCGCAAGGACATCAGCATCCATCAACGGTTCGAGCCTGCCTTGTGGAGCGTCATGCTGGACCGGGCGCAGATCGAGCAGGCCCTCCTGAACCTGTATGTGAATGCCGGCCAGGCCATGCCAGGGGGGGGAGATCTCTACCTGGAATCGGACAACTGGCTCATTCGCGACTCCGATGTCATGGAGGTTCCCGTCATTCCCGGCCGCTATGTCCGAATCTCCATTACGGATACGGGAACGGGCATGGACGAAAAGACCCGGAAACGGATCTTCGAGCCGTTTTTCACGACGAAGACCATGGGGAAGGGTGCAGGACTCGGTCTGGCCTCCGTTTATGGGGTTGTCAAGGCGCATCAGGGGTATATCTTCGTCACCAGCAGCATCGCCGCCGGGGCGCGTTTCGACATCTATCTTCCGGCCCGGCTGGTGTCGGCGGTCGAAGACAAGCGGGTGCAGGACGGGGTTGTCCGGGGGAAAGAGACCATCCTGATCGTGGACGACGAAGAGATTGTGATGGATGTGACGCGCGAACTGATCGAGATCATGGGATACCACGTGTACACGGCCAAAAGCGGCCGGGAAGGGGTTGATCTCTATCGGAAAATGGGAAAGGACATCGACATGGTGATCCTCGACATGATCATGCCGGGAATGGGAGGAAGCGAGGTCTTCGATCAGCTCAGGGAGATGAACCCGGAGGCGCGGATCCTTCTTTCCACAGGATTCAGTCTCAGCGATCAGGCCCAGGAGATCATGGACAAGGGATGCAACGGCTTCATCCAGAAACCCTTTCAGCCGGGAGAGCTGTCCCTGAAAATCCGTCAGATTCTCGACTCGTAA
- a CDS encoding response regulator: MKISDFAAEKTLLVVDDEEALRNFFQEILTDEGYRVLTAEGAVDALEILSREQVGLLLLDLNLFGMNGIELCRKIRREKPLCILYAMTGWTGLFEVEECREAGFDDFFAKPLPVDFLFRVVEDAFEKLNRWRRGYAQGA, translated from the coding sequence GTGAAGATATCTGATTTTGCGGCCGAGAAGACCCTTCTGGTCGTGGATGACGAAGAGGCGTTGAGGAATTTTTTTCAGGAGATCCTCACGGACGAAGGATACCGGGTGCTCACGGCCGAAGGAGCCGTCGATGCACTGGAGATCCTTTCGCGCGAGCAGGTTGGGCTGCTGCTGCTCGACCTGAACCTCTTCGGGATGAACGGGATCGAGCTGTGCCGGAAAATCCGGCGGGAGAAGCCGCTGTGCATTCTCTACGCCATGACGGGCTGGACGGGACTCTTCGAAGTGGAAGAATGCCGGGAGGCCGGATTTGACGATTTCTTCGCCAAGCCTCTTCCCGTTGACTTTCTTTTTCGGGTTGTGGAAGATGCGTTCGAAAAATTGAACCGGTGGCGGAGAGGATACGCTCAGGGAGCATGA
- a CDS encoding gamma carbonic anhydrase family protein, translating to MPLYEFSGKKPLIGGETFIHPQAVLIGEVTIGRECFIGPGAVLRADFGPITIGDGSSIQDNAVLHVTPGDRVVVDGRVIVGHGAILHDVKLHEGCVVGMGAVLLQRVVCEEASFVAAGSMVPQGMKIPAGMMAAGSPARIIKEVPADLAAYIVMGIDEYRGLTRRYLETFREAAP from the coding sequence ATGCCATTATACGAGTTTTCGGGGAAGAAGCCCCTGATCGGCGGAGAAACCTTCATTCATCCACAGGCGGTTCTGATCGGGGAAGTGACCATCGGCCGCGAATGTTTCATCGGCCCCGGCGCCGTCCTCCGGGCCGATTTCGGCCCCATCACCATCGGCGACGGCTCCAGCATTCAGGACAACGCCGTTCTGCACGTGACTCCCGGAGACCGGGTCGTGGTCGACGGGCGGGTCATTGTCGGCCACGGTGCCATCCTTCATGATGTCAAGCTGCATGAAGGCTGCGTCGTCGGGATGGGGGCCGTCCTTCTGCAGCGGGTCGTCTGCGAAGAGGCCTCCTTCGTGGCCGCAGGGTCGATGGTTCCCCAGGGCATGAAGATCCCCGCCGGGATGATGGCCGCGGGAAGCCCCGCCCGGATTATAAAGGAAGTCCCGGCGGACCTGGCGGCCTACATCGTCATGGGGATCGACGAATACAGGGGGCTGACCCGGCGGTACCTGGAAACCTTCCGGGAAGCCGCCCCGTAA